The Corallococcus caeni genome includes a region encoding these proteins:
- a CDS encoding class I SAM-dependent rRNA methyltransferase — MKPSSPPRSGRPGAPPPGRGGKPGARPEKHGQRPEKMRPDRTSPELGPDGTPQVMLLRRGSDRWLAGPPWIYRADLNGDPGLQGGEVVRVVDGRGWFMGKAFYSKQSKISLRWLTNDDVAVDVDFFRQRLQSAEALRKLALPGETTYRLVHGEADGLPGLVVDRYGDYLSVQFLVPAMEQRKALIADLLEEQFHPKGIVNRSDVSVRHLEGLLPEKGLLRGALPPGPVSFDEGLVRMRADLLEGQKTGAFLDQRENHVMAAQYAFGEALDCFSYVGGFALQLATRAKQVTAVEISESASAQLRENAQSNKLTNLEVVTANAFDFLRDAVDEGKRYDTIVLDPPSFAKNKDAIPAAVRGYKELNLRAFQLLRPGGILVTASCTYHVDEQAFEEMLASAASDAKRRVQIIERRGAGRDHPVLLNLRETRYLKCFVLRML, encoded by the coding sequence ATGAAGCCCTCCTCTCCCCCCCGCTCCGGCCGTCCCGGCGCCCCTCCCCCCGGACGCGGTGGCAAGCCCGGCGCGCGTCCGGAGAAGCACGGCCAGCGCCCCGAGAAGATGCGGCCGGACCGCACGTCGCCGGAGCTGGGTCCGGACGGCACGCCCCAGGTGATGCTCCTGCGCCGCGGCTCCGACCGCTGGCTCGCGGGCCCGCCGTGGATCTACCGCGCGGACCTCAACGGCGACCCCGGCCTCCAGGGCGGTGAAGTCGTGCGCGTGGTGGATGGCCGCGGCTGGTTCATGGGCAAGGCCTTCTATTCGAAGCAGTCCAAGATTTCGCTGCGCTGGCTCACCAACGACGACGTCGCGGTGGACGTGGACTTCTTCCGCCAGCGCCTCCAGTCCGCGGAAGCGCTGCGCAAGCTCGCGCTGCCCGGGGAGACGACGTACCGGCTGGTGCACGGCGAGGCGGACGGCCTGCCCGGGCTCGTGGTGGACCGCTACGGCGACTACCTCAGCGTGCAGTTCCTGGTCCCCGCCATGGAGCAGCGCAAGGCGCTCATCGCGGACCTGCTGGAGGAGCAGTTCCACCCCAAGGGCATCGTCAACCGCTCAGACGTGAGCGTGCGCCACCTGGAGGGCCTCCTCCCGGAGAAGGGCCTCCTGCGCGGCGCGCTGCCGCCGGGCCCCGTGTCCTTCGACGAGGGCCTGGTGCGCATGCGCGCGGACCTGCTGGAAGGCCAGAAGACGGGCGCGTTCCTGGACCAGCGCGAGAACCACGTGATGGCGGCGCAGTACGCCTTCGGCGAGGCGCTGGATTGCTTCAGCTACGTGGGCGGGTTCGCGCTCCAGCTGGCCACGCGCGCGAAGCAGGTCACGGCGGTGGAGATTTCGGAGTCCGCCTCCGCGCAGCTGCGCGAGAACGCCCAGTCCAACAAGCTCACCAACCTGGAGGTGGTGACGGCCAACGCGTTCGACTTCCTGCGCGACGCGGTGGACGAGGGCAAGCGCTACGACACCATCGTGCTGGACCCGCCCTCCTTCGCGAAGAACAAGGACGCCATCCCGGCGGCGGTGCGCGGCTACAAGGAGCTCAACCTGCGCGCCTTCCAGCTCCTGCGGCCCGGCGGCATCCTGGTGACCGCGAGCTGCACGTACCACGTGGACGAGCAGGCCTTCGAGGAGATGCTCGCCTCCGCGGCCTCGGACGCGAAGCGCCGGGTGCAGATCATCGAGCGCCGGGGCGCCGGCCGCGACCACCCCGTCCTCCTCAACCTGCGCGAAACCCGCTACCTGAAATGTTTCGTGCTGCGCATGCTGTGA
- the epmA gene encoding EF-P lysine aminoacylase EpmA: MPNVNPWRAARGRQGLYSALRQFFAGQGYLEVETPLLVPTPGMEPYISPFETPFVPETDLGRARTLYLHTSPEYAMKRLLAQGAGPLFQICKVFRNGEVSQTHNPEFTLLEFYRPHADYHAIMDDLEGALAQAGRAAADAKDGEPGADPAFFTRTPYERVTVRDAVLRATGVDIHVHADGASLKRAAEGAGVRTGDATSFDDVFFHLFLQKVETGLGHERPTFLIEYPASMAALSRLKPGDGRVAERVELYAKGLELANGFSELTDAAEQRARLVEEQELRRKLGRAVYPLDERFLEAVGRMPPSAGIAVGLDRILMLLLGVQRIEDVLLFPAHGFV, encoded by the coding sequence ATGCCCAACGTAAACCCATGGCGGGCGGCCCGAGGACGCCAGGGCCTCTACTCCGCCCTGCGTCAGTTCTTCGCCGGCCAGGGGTACCTGGAAGTGGAGACGCCGCTGCTCGTGCCCACCCCCGGCATGGAGCCGTACATCTCCCCCTTCGAGACGCCCTTCGTCCCGGAGACGGACCTGGGCCGGGCCCGCACGCTCTACCTGCACACCAGCCCCGAGTACGCGATGAAGCGCCTGCTCGCTCAAGGCGCGGGGCCGCTGTTCCAGATCTGCAAGGTCTTCCGGAATGGCGAGGTGTCCCAGACGCACAACCCGGAGTTCACGCTGCTGGAGTTCTACCGGCCGCACGCGGACTACCACGCCATCATGGACGACCTGGAGGGCGCGCTCGCCCAGGCGGGCCGGGCGGCGGCGGACGCGAAGGACGGGGAGCCCGGCGCGGATCCGGCCTTCTTCACGCGCACGCCGTACGAGCGCGTGACGGTGCGCGACGCGGTGCTGCGCGCCACGGGCGTGGACATCCACGTGCACGCGGACGGCGCGTCGCTCAAGCGCGCGGCGGAAGGCGCGGGCGTGCGCACCGGTGACGCGACGTCCTTCGACGACGTCTTCTTCCACCTGTTCCTGCAGAAGGTGGAGACGGGCCTGGGCCACGAGCGGCCCACCTTCCTCATCGAGTACCCCGCGTCCATGGCGGCGCTGTCCCGGCTGAAGCCCGGCGACGGCCGCGTGGCGGAGCGCGTGGAGCTGTACGCGAAGGGGCTGGAGCTGGCGAACGGCTTCTCCGAGTTGACGGACGCGGCGGAGCAGCGCGCGCGGCTCGTGGAGGAGCAGGAGCTGCGCCGCAAGCTGGGCCGCGCCGTGTATCCCCTGGACGAGCGCTTCCTGGAGGCGGTGGGCCGCATGCCGCCCTCGGCGGGCATCGCCGTGGGGCTCGACCGAATCCTGATGCTGCTGCTCGGGGTCCAGCGCATCGAGGACGTCCTCCTGTTCCCCGCTCACGGGTTCGTCTGA
- a CDS encoding nicotinamidase: MPLPPPRFHDDARVGQLYLERVAEVSQEAYRYAAEHRVRPAREDKLRIAAFGIDAQVAFCTPGASLFVPGAVEDTQRTLRWLYTHLDRLTGLVFSLDTHRVFQIFHPAWWKDAEGRPPAPMTVITAKDVREGRWRATRHPEESLAYCEGLEASGRYVLTIWPYHALLGGQSHALVPAMYEASLFHALVRDTPTHFELKGEHPLTENYSVMAPEVTEVKGQRVGEFNARLMEHLLSFDRVYVFGQASSHCVLSTLRDLRQYLERTDKSKLQRIHILEDAMSPVPAPPLQPLPAALDFPRVAKEALEDFRAAGMRVVRTTDPLEP, encoded by the coding sequence ATGCCGCTGCCCCCACCCCGGTTCCACGACGACGCACGCGTCGGCCAGCTCTACCTGGAGCGCGTGGCGGAGGTCTCCCAGGAGGCCTACCGCTACGCCGCCGAGCACCGCGTGCGTCCGGCCCGTGAGGACAAGCTCCGCATCGCGGCGTTCGGCATCGACGCGCAGGTGGCCTTCTGCACGCCGGGCGCGAGCCTCTTCGTCCCGGGCGCGGTGGAGGACACGCAGCGCACGCTGCGCTGGCTGTACACGCACCTGGACCGGCTGACGGGGCTCGTGTTCTCGCTGGACACGCACCGGGTCTTTCAAATCTTCCATCCGGCATGGTGGAAGGACGCGGAAGGGCGTCCGCCCGCGCCCATGACGGTCATCACCGCGAAGGACGTGCGGGAGGGCCGCTGGCGGGCGACGCGCCATCCGGAGGAGAGCCTGGCGTACTGCGAGGGGCTGGAGGCGAGCGGCCGGTACGTGCTGACCATCTGGCCGTACCACGCGCTCCTGGGTGGGCAGAGCCACGCGCTGGTGCCGGCGATGTACGAGGCGAGCCTCTTCCACGCGCTGGTGCGGGACACGCCCACGCACTTCGAGCTGAAGGGCGAGCACCCGCTGACGGAGAACTACTCCGTGATGGCGCCGGAGGTGACGGAGGTGAAGGGGCAGCGCGTGGGCGAGTTCAACGCGCGGCTGATGGAACACCTCCTGTCGTTCGACCGCGTGTACGTCTTCGGGCAGGCCAGCTCGCACTGTGTGCTGTCCACGCTGCGCGACCTGCGGCAGTACCTGGAGCGCACGGACAAGTCGAAGCTCCAGCGCATCCACATCCTGGAGGACGCGATGAGCCCCGTGCCCGCGCCCCCGTTGCAGCCGCTGCCCGCGGCGCTGGACTTCCCGCGCGTGGCGAAGGAGGCGCTGGAGGACTTCCGCGCCGCCGGGATGCGCGTGGTGAGGACGACGGATCCGCTGGAGCCGTAG
- a CDS encoding lysophospholipid acyltransferase family protein has protein sequence MLKVLQTVFAGSAAVGLTGVTSATVTVLSGLNQHPAADKVLGAWGRSALAAAGVRHEAFGLENIPKDGNVVFVSNHQSHFDAMVNFAHIDKHTRYVAKAELFKVPVFGRAMRVAGNIPVQRTGGADDRARLQEAVTALRERVSVLFYAEGTRSPDGELRPFKKGAATLAIQAQVPVVPMAISGTRLILPKGGRAIQWGQRVALVVGKPVPTQGLTLADRDTLTRRLEEAVAGLYAEARQRSGDTP, from the coding sequence ATGCTCAAGGTGCTCCAGACGGTGTTCGCCGGCTCGGCCGCGGTGGGCCTCACGGGGGTGACGTCCGCGACGGTGACGGTGCTGTCCGGGTTGAACCAGCACCCGGCGGCGGACAAGGTGCTCGGGGCCTGGGGGCGCTCGGCGCTCGCGGCCGCGGGCGTGCGGCACGAAGCCTTCGGCCTGGAGAACATCCCGAAGGACGGCAACGTCGTCTTCGTGAGCAACCACCAGTCGCACTTCGACGCGATGGTGAACTTCGCGCACATCGACAAGCACACGCGCTACGTCGCCAAGGCGGAGCTGTTCAAGGTGCCCGTGTTCGGCCGGGCCATGCGCGTGGCGGGCAACATCCCCGTGCAGCGCACGGGCGGCGCGGACGACCGGGCCCGGCTGCAAGAGGCCGTGACGGCGCTGCGCGAGCGGGTCAGCGTGCTGTTCTACGCGGAAGGCACCCGCAGCCCGGATGGTGAGCTGAGGCCTTTCAAGAAGGGCGCGGCCACGCTGGCCATCCAGGCGCAGGTCCCCGTCGTCCCCATGGCCATCTCCGGGACGCGGCTCATCCTCCCCAAGGGCGGCCGGGCCATCCAGTGGGGCCAGCGGGTGGCCCTGGTGGTGGGCAAGCCGGTGCCCACGCAGGGGCTGACGCTGGCGGACCGGGATACCCTCACCCGCCGCCTGGAAGAAGCGGTGGCCGGCCTGTACGCCGAGGCGCGCCAGCGCTCGGGAGACACTCCATGA
- a CDS encoding nicotinate phosphoribosyltransferase: MPQSLLATDGYKFSMAEAGWPLRKETFYYSHRKGGPQVMPLDLEAWVRALLPEPRAEDYAFLARHDYEMGVGFKAAILRKERLSVRAVPRGALFLPREPILTITGPSALVSWLEPLLLQLNYRVQVATQALQDREALARTLATVSCEEEKRIALETLDQVGVKAVSIRVDSGGYLQRVRAQVKELVDIVEDPSRIFEVGLRAATCLEQHALALRACQEAGVQRTSNVEGARELGMIPVGTMGHEHVQRYGSDDAAYRAMHERRPQRSSYLLDTFDTLTSGIPAAFKLISEEPQGGDSIRFDSGNKKLQYLYAVTRARDLGIKPVIILEDGLDAQMTREFEELRKQVGWEPTTQFYGYGGHIVARTMSHALTRDRVAAIYKLSCSGATPVMKFGNELAEGKQSVPGTPVLFRRRTGSGPLGLVGQAGEATPQGYFPLMESAASAPSLVGAEGLTPEEQRIGYTATTQALVESLTRRHFPQGR, translated from the coding sequence ATGCCCCAGTCCCTGCTCGCCACGGATGGCTACAAGTTCAGCATGGCGGAGGCCGGCTGGCCCCTGCGGAAGGAAACGTTCTACTACTCGCACCGCAAGGGCGGGCCCCAGGTGATGCCGCTGGACCTGGAGGCCTGGGTCCGCGCCCTCCTGCCGGAGCCGCGGGCGGAGGACTACGCGTTCCTCGCCAGGCACGACTACGAGATGGGCGTGGGCTTCAAGGCCGCCATCCTGCGCAAGGAGCGGCTGTCCGTGCGCGCCGTTCCGCGGGGCGCGCTGTTCCTGCCGCGCGAGCCCATCCTCACCATCACCGGCCCCTCCGCGCTGGTGTCGTGGCTGGAGCCGCTGCTGTTGCAGCTCAACTACCGCGTCCAGGTGGCCACGCAGGCGCTGCAGGACCGCGAGGCGCTGGCGCGCACGCTGGCCACGGTGTCGTGCGAGGAGGAGAAGCGCATCGCCCTGGAGACGCTGGACCAGGTGGGCGTGAAGGCCGTGTCCATCCGGGTGGATTCGGGAGGCTACCTGCAGCGCGTGCGGGCGCAGGTGAAGGAGTTGGTGGACATCGTGGAGGACCCCTCGCGCATCTTCGAGGTGGGCCTGCGGGCGGCGACCTGCCTGGAGCAGCACGCGCTGGCCCTGCGCGCGTGCCAGGAGGCGGGCGTGCAGCGCACGAGCAACGTGGAGGGCGCGCGCGAGCTGGGCATGATTCCCGTGGGCACGATGGGCCACGAGCACGTGCAGCGCTACGGCTCCGACGACGCGGCCTACCGCGCGATGCACGAGCGCCGGCCGCAGCGCTCCAGCTACCTGCTGGACACCTTCGACACGCTGACGTCGGGCATCCCGGCGGCGTTCAAGCTCATCTCCGAGGAGCCGCAGGGCGGGGACTCCATCCGGTTCGACTCCGGGAACAAGAAGCTCCAGTACCTGTACGCGGTGACGCGCGCGCGGGACCTGGGCATCAAGCCGGTCATCATCCTGGAGGACGGCCTGGACGCGCAGATGACGCGCGAGTTCGAGGAGCTGCGCAAGCAGGTGGGCTGGGAGCCGACGACGCAGTTCTACGGCTACGGCGGCCACATCGTGGCGCGCACCATGTCCCATGCGCTGACGCGCGACCGGGTGGCGGCCATCTACAAGCTGTCGTGCTCGGGCGCGACGCCGGTGATGAAGTTCGGCAACGAGCTGGCGGAGGGCAAGCAGAGCGTGCCGGGCACGCCCGTGCTGTTCCGCCGCCGCACGGGCTCCGGGCCGCTGGGGCTGGTGGGGCAGGCGGGGGAGGCGACGCCGCAGGGCTACTTCCCGCTGATGGAGTCGGCCGCGTCCGCGCCGTCGCTGGTGGGCGCCGAAGGCCTGACGCCGGAGGAGCAGCGCATCGGGTACACTGCCACCACGCAGGCGCTGGTGGAGTCCCTCACCCGGCGCCACTTCCCGCAGGGCCGCTGA
- a CDS encoding YkgJ family cysteine cluster protein gives MARRDWDDADDESPASGTRALERAIQETRAVYRQADAAYAPYSCPASGECCQLSVTKRQPWLWLPEWELLRRSKPLPPARADGACPYLDAAGLRCTVYADRPFGCRTFFCQRIQGPARQPSEEVTRLLVRLERISQRVMPSLQGPRPLLEWYAGVNIAPAREER, from the coding sequence ATGGCACGCCGGGATTGGGACGACGCAGACGACGAAAGCCCCGCGTCCGGTACGCGGGCGTTGGAGCGCGCCATCCAGGAGACGCGCGCCGTGTACCGTCAGGCGGACGCGGCGTACGCCCCGTACTCGTGCCCCGCGAGCGGTGAGTGCTGCCAGCTGTCCGTCACGAAGCGTCAGCCCTGGCTGTGGCTCCCGGAGTGGGAGCTGCTCAGGCGCAGCAAGCCCCTGCCGCCCGCTCGCGCCGACGGGGCGTGCCCCTACCTGGACGCGGCGGGCCTGCGCTGCACGGTGTACGCGGACCGGCCGTTCGGGTGCCGCACGTTCTTCTGCCAGCGCATCCAGGGCCCCGCGCGACAGCCGTCCGAAGAGGTGACCCGGCTGCTCGTGCGGTTGGAGCGGATTTCGCAGCGCGTGATGCCCTCGCTCCAGGGGCCACGTCCCCTCCTGGAATGGTATGCCGGGGTCAATATCGCCCCGGCCCGGGAGGAACGATGA
- a CDS encoding FHA domain-containing protein, protein MVSVKQLRPFAGASLESFRAASGSVALIQQPVEAAFKSVVASGMAGMRTVGMAHRSRMGERLLAMLRDFDNLEVHFLQPNQDGEEFTVGRTDACDLVVPEPSVSQHHATLRWNAGAGDFSVRDAQSMNGTFINGAPLGFKAQVMLHDGATLAFGDVQFLYLRAETLHQHLRLAVPGTPAP, encoded by the coding sequence ATGGTGTCCGTGAAACAGCTCCGCCCCTTCGCGGGGGCCTCGCTGGAGTCCTTCCGGGCCGCGTCCGGCTCCGTGGCCCTCATCCAGCAGCCCGTGGAGGCCGCCTTCAAGTCCGTGGTGGCCTCCGGCATGGCGGGCATGCGCACGGTGGGCATGGCGCACCGCTCGCGCATGGGGGAGCGGCTGCTCGCGATGCTGCGCGACTTCGACAACCTGGAGGTGCACTTCCTCCAGCCGAACCAGGACGGCGAGGAGTTCACCGTGGGCCGCACCGACGCGTGCGACCTGGTGGTGCCGGAGCCCTCCGTCTCCCAGCACCACGCCACCCTGCGCTGGAACGCGGGCGCCGGGGACTTCTCCGTGCGCGACGCCCAGTCCATGAACGGCACCTTCATCAACGGCGCGCCCCTGGGCTTCAAGGCCCAGGTGATGCTCCACGACGGCGCCACGCTGGCCTTCGGCGACGTGCAGTTCCTCTACCTGCGCGCGGAGACGCTGCACCAGCACCTGCGCCTCGCCGTGCCCGGCACGCCCGCCCCCTGA
- a CDS encoding glycerate kinase yields the protein MIRPRWLLAPQEFKGTMSAAEAADAMAEGLRQASLEVVLDVAPLADGGPGTLDALLVGTPRGERRRLTVRGPLGAPVEACWARLDEGRTAVVEMAQASGLSLVPPEQRDARAACTHGTGQLLRAALDTGCERLIVGLGGSATTDGGKGALEALGFRFLDADGAPLPPGGAGLARLARVDSSGKHPRLDQVELLIATDVTTPLLGKDGSARLFAPQKGADAAAVEELETALATFCRIVDEATANLPGAGAAGGLGYGLAALAGGKLTSGYDLVARALGMERRVLLADLVLTGEGRFDRQTSMGKGPVALARLARAQGTDVVLFAGIVQRDNGPELSLFREVVELSSQARPGASARETLREATAKWALARLGR from the coding sequence ATGATTCGCCCGCGTTGGTTGCTCGCGCCCCAGGAGTTCAAGGGCACCATGAGCGCGGCCGAGGCCGCGGACGCCATGGCGGAGGGGCTGCGGCAGGCCTCGCTCGAGGTGGTGCTGGACGTGGCGCCGCTCGCGGACGGAGGTCCGGGCACGCTGGACGCGCTGCTCGTGGGCACGCCGCGGGGCGAGCGCCGCAGGCTCACGGTGCGAGGCCCGCTGGGCGCGCCCGTGGAGGCCTGCTGGGCGCGGCTGGACGAAGGGCGCACGGCGGTGGTGGAGATGGCGCAGGCCTCGGGGCTCTCGCTGGTGCCCCCGGAGCAGCGGGATGCGCGGGCCGCGTGCACGCACGGCACGGGGCAGTTGCTGCGCGCGGCGCTGGACACCGGCTGCGAGCGGCTCATCGTCGGGCTGGGCGGCAGCGCCACCACGGACGGCGGCAAGGGCGCGCTGGAGGCGCTGGGCTTCCGCTTCCTCGACGCGGACGGGGCACCGCTGCCGCCGGGCGGCGCGGGCCTCGCGAGGCTGGCGCGCGTGGACTCGAGTGGGAAGCACCCGCGCCTGGACCAGGTGGAGCTGCTCATCGCCACGGACGTGACGACGCCGCTCCTGGGGAAGGACGGCTCCGCGCGCCTCTTCGCTCCGCAGAAGGGCGCGGACGCGGCGGCGGTGGAGGAGCTGGAGACGGCGCTGGCCACGTTCTGCCGCATCGTGGACGAGGCCACGGCGAACCTGCCGGGCGCGGGCGCGGCGGGCGGGCTGGGCTACGGGCTCGCGGCGCTCGCGGGTGGGAAGCTGACGTCCGGCTACGACCTGGTGGCGCGGGCGCTGGGGATGGAGCGGCGCGTGCTGCTCGCGGACCTGGTGCTCACGGGCGAGGGGCGCTTCGACCGGCAGACGTCCATGGGCAAGGGGCCCGTGGCGCTAGCGAGGCTGGCGCGCGCGCAGGGCACGGACGTGGTGCTCTTCGCGGGCATCGTGCAGCGGGACAACGGCCCCGAACTGTCCCTCTTCCGCGAAGTGGTGGAGCTGAGCAGTCAGGCCCGTCCCGGTGCCAGCGCGCGGGAGACGCTGCGCGAAGCCACCGCGAAGTGGGCCCTCGCGCGCCTGGGCCGGTAG
- a CDS encoding inorganic pyrophosphatase, whose translation MKKSTQTTSQSHPWHGISPGPEAPEVVTAYIEIVPTDAVKYELDKESGILMLDRPQRFSSQCPTLYGFIPRTYCGEQVAKRCAERTGHKDIHGDGDPIDICVLTEKVVSNGNLLVHAVPVGGFRMIDGNEADDKIIAVLESDLVYGELQYIAQLPRPLLDRLKHYFLTYKQIPGEGKRSVEIAEVYDRQEAMEVIRRSMRDYDKLFVEPEAKPAKKSAPSARRKAPAAKAPASRGSAGRGTRGGK comes from the coding sequence ATGAAGAAGAGCACCCAGACCACGTCCCAGTCCCATCCCTGGCATGGCATCTCGCCCGGGCCGGAGGCTCCTGAAGTCGTCACCGCGTACATCGAGATCGTCCCCACGGACGCCGTGAAGTACGAGTTGGACAAGGAGTCCGGCATCCTCATGCTGGACCGGCCCCAGCGCTTCAGCAGCCAGTGCCCCACGCTCTACGGCTTCATCCCGCGCACGTACTGCGGCGAGCAGGTGGCGAAGCGCTGCGCGGAGCGCACCGGCCACAAGGACATCCACGGCGACGGGGACCCCATCGACATCTGCGTGCTGACGGAGAAGGTCGTCTCCAACGGCAACCTGCTGGTGCACGCGGTGCCCGTGGGCGGCTTCCGGATGATCGACGGCAACGAGGCCGACGACAAGATCATCGCGGTGCTGGAGTCGGACCTCGTCTACGGCGAGCTCCAGTACATCGCGCAGCTGCCGCGCCCGCTGCTGGACCGCCTGAAGCACTACTTCCTCACCTACAAGCAGATCCCCGGTGAGGGAAAGCGCAGCGTGGAGATCGCGGAGGTCTACGACCGGCAGGAGGCCATGGAGGTCATCCGCCGCAGCATGCGCGACTACGACAAGCTGTTCGTGGAGCCGGAGGCGAAGCCGGCGAAGAAGTCCGCGCCGTCCGCCCGTCGCAAGGCTCCCGCGGCCAAGGCTCCGGCCTCCAGGGGCTCGGCGGGCCGTGGCACCCGGGGCGGGAAGTAG
- a CDS encoding MmcQ/YjbR family DNA-binding protein: MPAENETQKVEAVLREHAMSYPGAHEDFPWGHRAMKVNDKTFLFMTVDGEKLNLSAKLPESKDAALTLPFTEPTEYGLGKSGWVTAHFDEASQVPVPVIKAWIDESYRAIAPRKLVDQLPARGTAVPGPAAKPSKAAAGKKASTRKAAAPVKKAAKKVVAKVKTVAKKAAARVKNVAKKTTKKVAKTASAAKAKTARKPATPARGKRPAAAAPKRARRS; this comes from the coding sequence ATGCCCGCAGAGAACGAGACGCAGAAGGTCGAAGCCGTACTGCGCGAACATGCGATGAGCTACCCCGGCGCCCACGAGGACTTTCCCTGGGGCCACCGCGCGATGAAGGTCAATGACAAGACCTTCCTCTTCATGACCGTCGACGGCGAGAAGCTGAACCTCTCCGCCAAGCTCCCCGAGTCCAAGGACGCCGCGCTCACGCTGCCCTTCACCGAGCCCACCGAGTACGGCCTGGGCAAGAGCGGCTGGGTGACCGCCCACTTCGACGAGGCCTCGCAGGTGCCGGTGCCCGTCATCAAGGCGTGGATCGACGAGAGCTACCGCGCCATCGCGCCCAGGAAGCTCGTGGATCAGCTCCCTGCCCGGGGCACCGCCGTCCCCGGCCCCGCCGCGAAGCCGTCCAAGGCCGCCGCGGGCAAGAAGGCCTCCACGCGCAAGGCCGCGGCCCCGGTGAAGAAGGCCGCCAAGAAGGTCGTGGCGAAGGTGAAGACCGTGGCCAAGAAGGCCGCCGCCCGCGTGAAGAACGTGGCGAAGAAGACCACCAAGAAGGTCGCGAAGACGGCCTCCGCCGCCAAGGCCAAGACGGCGCGCAAGCCCGCCACTCCGGCCCGTGGCAAGCGCCCCGCCGCCGCCGCGCCCAAGCGCGCACGCCGCTCTTAA
- a CDS encoding chromosome segregation protein SMC, with translation MNALSAESALLLEEQHRLVWDYWTEGKAVDIAATYSGKQALFSLENLRRIDRLRHLTKDPRELRALTALHGHFAGEFLARELAEYNDASANLEASLKLSVDGREVRYHDLERLLANEKSALKRKALYAAATPALTRLNQTLLRREAKTGELVKQMGFESYEAFGSELRQADLERLAQLAEEVLQATQEPYRLVMERLSQRELGLPFAQITRADIPRLFRSREVEDAFPKGESLAKAQATVAGLGIDLGALPNVKVDARDLPQKNPRPLALAVKVPSDVRLSFKPGTGVLHQGRVLHEVGHLLHTAFTQEARFELARLGNPTVGEAYSALFEDLLEDPVWLEENAGVLGDADKRAQYLATSSAHKLYLIRHAAGRLLYQLELHRRTDVDPRELYRALMARTGAMPMTEDDVARYLVDQEDFYQSADSFRAWFLAGQLQGQLKARFGPAWWHAPEAGAFLKELWARGTAPSARELTQAIGENGLAPDVLLLRLSTTLQVPMKLDLRRLDDTPAPPAPAPPATTPTSGPQQMPRAQATPLPS, from the coding sequence GTGAACGCCCTCTCCGCGGAGTCCGCCCTCCTCCTGGAGGAGCAGCACCGGCTGGTCTGGGACTACTGGACCGAAGGCAAGGCGGTGGACATCGCCGCCACCTACAGCGGCAAGCAGGCCCTCTTCAGCCTGGAGAACCTGCGCCGCATCGACCGGCTCCGGCACCTGACGAAGGACCCGCGCGAGCTGCGCGCCCTCACCGCGCTCCACGGCCACTTCGCCGGTGAGTTCCTGGCGCGCGAGCTGGCCGAGTACAACGACGCGTCCGCCAACCTGGAGGCGTCGCTCAAGCTGAGCGTGGACGGGCGCGAGGTGCGCTACCACGACCTGGAGCGACTGCTCGCCAACGAGAAGAGCGCCCTCAAGCGCAAGGCGCTCTACGCGGCGGCCACGCCCGCGCTCACCCGCCTCAACCAGACGCTCCTGCGCCGCGAGGCGAAGACGGGGGAGCTGGTGAAGCAGATGGGCTTCGAGTCCTACGAGGCCTTCGGCAGCGAGCTGCGGCAAGCGGACCTGGAGCGGCTGGCGCAGCTGGCGGAGGAGGTGCTCCAGGCCACGCAGGAGCCGTACCGCCTGGTGATGGAGCGGCTGTCCCAGCGCGAGCTGGGGCTGCCCTTCGCTCAAATCACGCGCGCGGACATCCCGCGCCTGTTCCGCTCGCGCGAGGTGGAGGACGCGTTCCCCAAGGGCGAGTCGCTGGCGAAGGCGCAGGCCACCGTGGCGGGGCTGGGCATCGACCTGGGCGCGCTGCCCAACGTGAAGGTGGACGCGCGCGACCTGCCCCAGAAGAACCCGCGCCCGCTGGCCCTGGCGGTGAAGGTGCCGTCCGACGTGCGGCTGTCCTTCAAGCCCGGCACGGGCGTGCTGCACCAGGGCCGCGTGCTGCACGAGGTGGGGCACCTCTTGCACACGGCCTTCACGCAGGAGGCGCGCTTCGAGCTGGCGCGGCTGGGCAACCCCACCGTGGGCGAGGCGTACTCCGCGCTCTTCGAGGACCTGCTGGAGGACCCGGTGTGGCTGGAGGAGAACGCGGGCGTGCTGGGGGACGCGGACAAGCGCGCCCAGTACCTGGCGACGTCCAGCGCGCACAAGCTGTACCTCATCCGCCACGCGGCGGGCCGGCTGCTCTACCAGCTGGAGCTGCACCGCCGCACGGACGTGGATCCGCGCGAGCTGTACCGCGCGCTGATGGCGCGCACCGGCGCCATGCCGATGACGGAGGACGACGTGGCGCGCTACCTCGTGGACCAGGAGGACTTCTACCAGTCCGCCGACAGCTTCCGGGCGTGGTTCCTGGCGGGGCAGCTCCAGGGGCAGCTGAAGGCGCGCTTCGGCCCGGCGTGGTGGCACGCCCCGGAGGCGGGCGCGTTCCTCAAGGAGCTCTGGGCCCGGGGCACCGCGCCCTCCGCGCGCGAGCTGACGCAGGCGATTGGCGAGAACGGCCTCGCGCCGGACGTGCTGCTGCTGCGCCTGAGCACCACGCTCCAGGTGCCCATGAAGCTGGACCTGCGCCGGCTGGACGACACGCCCGCGCCACCCGCTCCCGCGCCGCCCGCGACGACGCCCACCTCGGGGCCGCAGCAGATGCCCCGCGCACAGGCGACGCCGCTGCCCTCCTAG